The following proteins are co-located in the Streptomyces bottropensis ATCC 25435 genome:
- a CDS encoding zinc-dependent alcohol dehydrogenase codes for MKAAVVRAFGEPLVIEELPDPEPGPGQVRVRVEASGLCHTDIHAAHGDWPVRPHPPFVPGHEGVGLVERLGEGVTHLSVGQRVAVPWLGRACGRCEHCLSGWETLCEEQVNTGYGCDGGYAEKMLAWADFAQPVPDGVTAIDAAPLTCAGVTTYKALKVADVRPAQLVAISGVGGLGHLAVQYAKIAGATVAAIDVTDEKLELAAELGADLVVDARKENVGEVLRRHGGAHAALALAVDDAAFAAVHAGLRRRGKLVMVALPAHGTVQVPIFDTVLNGTSVIGSIVGTRQDLAEVFQLHAAGRTRVICETRPLTAVNECIAEVLRGQVRARIVFDLDAGR; via the coding sequence ATGAAGGCAGCGGTCGTACGAGCCTTCGGCGAGCCCCTGGTCATCGAGGAGCTTCCCGACCCCGAACCTGGCCCCGGCCAGGTCCGTGTCCGTGTCGAGGCGTCCGGGCTGTGCCACACCGACATCCACGCCGCCCACGGTGACTGGCCCGTCAGGCCGCACCCGCCGTTCGTCCCGGGGCACGAGGGTGTCGGCCTCGTGGAGAGGCTCGGTGAGGGGGTCACCCACCTGTCCGTCGGGCAGCGGGTCGCCGTGCCCTGGCTGGGCCGCGCCTGCGGACGGTGCGAGCACTGCCTGTCCGGCTGGGAGACGCTGTGCGAGGAGCAGGTCAACACCGGCTACGGCTGCGACGGCGGCTACGCCGAGAAGATGCTGGCCTGGGCCGACTTCGCGCAGCCGGTGCCCGACGGCGTCACCGCCATCGACGCCGCTCCGCTGACCTGCGCCGGCGTGACCACGTACAAGGCGCTCAAGGTCGCCGACGTGCGGCCCGCGCAGCTCGTCGCGATCTCCGGAGTCGGCGGGCTCGGTCACCTGGCCGTGCAGTACGCCAAGATCGCCGGAGCCACCGTCGCGGCGATCGACGTCACCGACGAGAAGCTGGAACTCGCCGCCGAGCTCGGTGCCGACCTCGTCGTCGACGCCCGCAAGGAGAACGTCGGCGAGGTGCTCAGGCGGCACGGGGGAGCCCACGCGGCCCTCGCGCTCGCGGTGGACGACGCGGCCTTCGCAGCCGTCCACGCGGGCCTCAGACGCCGCGGCAAGCTCGTCATGGTCGCCCTGCCCGCGCACGGCACCGTCCAGGTCCCGATCTTCGACACCGTCCTGAACGGCACCAGCGTGATCGGTTCGATCGTGGGTACCCGGCAGGACCTCGCCGAGGTGTTCCAGCTGCACGCGGCGGGCCGGACCAGGGTCATCTGCGAGACCCGCCCGCTGACGGCCGTCAACGAGTGCATCGCCGAGGTGCTGCGCGGCCAGGTCAGGGCAAGGATCGTCTTCGATCTCGACGCGGGACGGTGA
- a CDS encoding universal stress protein codes for MAITEDQPIVVGVDGSEPSLRAVDWAADEASLRGVPLRVVYASLWERYEGARLAEELEESSERVRAGDIVETAARRARRRRADVKISTDVLPEEPEYTLLRESRDASLLVTGTRGRSALTEALLGSVSLTVAAHAHCPMVVVRGSHDNRALPATHGRVVVGVGGGTGPAHGAERRPVTNPAAVRFAFEEARRRGAQVEAVRAWRCPAHESTDHPLLAGDPAGPHERQAAEALEAALRDAPADVRLRRRTAEGYARNVLVDASYDADLLVVGARRRERHFGLQLGRVAHGVLHHSACPVVIVPESG; via the coding sequence GTGGCCATCACGGAGGACCAGCCGATCGTCGTCGGCGTCGACGGCTCCGAACCGAGTCTGCGGGCCGTGGACTGGGCGGCCGACGAGGCCTCCCTGCGCGGGGTGCCGCTGCGCGTCGTGTACGCCTCGCTGTGGGAGCGCTACGAGGGCGCCCGGCTCGCAGAGGAGCTGGAGGAGTCGTCCGAGCGCGTGCGGGCCGGCGACATCGTGGAGACCGCGGCCCGGCGCGCCCGGCGGCGCCGGGCCGACGTGAAGATCTCCACCGACGTGCTGCCCGAGGAACCCGAGTACACGCTGCTGAGGGAGAGCCGCGACGCCTCGCTGCTGGTGACGGGCACCCGCGGCCGCAGCGCCCTCACCGAGGCGCTGCTGGGCTCGGTGAGCCTGACGGTGGCCGCGCACGCGCACTGCCCGATGGTCGTCGTGCGCGGCAGCCACGACAACCGGGCCCTGCCCGCGACCCACGGCCGCGTCGTCGTCGGCGTCGGCGGCGGGACCGGCCCGGCCCACGGGGCCGAGCGGAGGCCCGTCACGAACCCGGCAGCGGTGCGCTTCGCCTTCGAGGAGGCGCGCCGGCGCGGGGCGCAGGTCGAGGCGGTACGCGCCTGGCGGTGCCCCGCGCACGAGAGCACCGACCATCCGCTGTTGGCCGGGGACCCCGCCGGTCCGCACGAGCGGCAGGCCGCCGAGGCCCTGGAGGCCGCGCTGCGGGACGCCCCCGCCGATGTGCGGCTACGGCGCCGTACGGCCGAGGGGTACGCCCGGAACGTGCTGGTCGACGCCTCGTACGACGCCGACCTCCTGGTCGTGGGGGCCAGGCGCCGGGAGCGGCACTTCGGGCTCCAGCTCGGCCGGGTGGCGCACGGCGTGCTGCACCACTCGGCCTGCCCGGTCGTGATCGTCCCCGAGAGCGGGTGA
- the ppk2 gene encoding polyphosphate kinase 2, whose translation MAGKRATKVPRAAYEEELLRLQTELVKLQEWVRTEGARLVVIFEGRDAAGKGGTIKRVAEHLNPRVARIAALPKPTERERTQWYFQRYVEHLPAAGEIVLFDRSWYNRAGVEHVMGFCTKEEYQIFLRQCPIFERMLVEDGILLRKYWFSVSDGEQQERFRKRLEDPLRRWKLSPMDLESLARWEAYSRAKDEMLVHTDVSEAPWYVVESDDKRRARLNMIAHLLGSVPYHEVPPPVLELPSRPPSTGYERPPRDLQTYVPDHAASL comes from the coding sequence ATGGCTGGCAAGAGGGCGACGAAGGTGCCGCGCGCGGCGTACGAGGAAGAACTGCTGCGCCTGCAGACGGAGTTGGTGAAACTCCAGGAGTGGGTACGGACGGAGGGCGCCCGGCTCGTGGTGATCTTCGAGGGGCGGGACGCGGCGGGCAAGGGCGGCACGATCAAGCGGGTGGCCGAGCATCTCAACCCGCGTGTCGCCCGGATCGCCGCGCTGCCCAAGCCGACGGAGCGCGAGCGCACCCAGTGGTATTTCCAACGGTACGTGGAGCATCTGCCGGCCGCCGGGGAGATCGTGCTGTTCGACCGGTCCTGGTACAACCGGGCCGGGGTCGAGCATGTGATGGGCTTCTGTACGAAGGAGGAGTACCAGATCTTCCTTCGGCAGTGCCCGATCTTCGAGCGGATGCTGGTCGAGGACGGGATCCTGCTGCGCAAGTACTGGTTCTCGGTGAGCGACGGTGAGCAGCAGGAGCGGTTCCGCAAGCGGCTGGAGGACCCGCTGCGGCGTTGGAAGCTGTCGCCGATGGACCTGGAGTCGCTCGCCCGCTGGGAGGCGTACTCCCGGGCCAAGGACGAGATGCTCGTGCACACCGACGTCTCCGAGGCGCCCTGGTACGTCGTCGAGAGCGACGACAAGCGTCGGGCGCGGCTGAACATGATCGCCCATCTGCTGGGCTCCGTGCCGTACCACGAGGTCCCGCCGCCCGTCCTGGAGCTGCCGTCCCGACCGCCGTCGACCGGCTACGAGCGTCCGCCGCGTGATCTGCAGACCTACGTCCCCGATCACGCGGCGAGCCTCTGA
- a CDS encoding phosphoketolase family protein yields MTKVEHQNVTVLTDDELRTLDAHWRAANYLTAGQIYLMANPLLTEPLAPEHIKPRLLGHWGTSPGLNLVYTHLNRVVRRRGLDALCVWGPGHGGPSVLANAWLEGSYSETYPDVPRDAAGMERLFRQFSFPGGVPSHVAPEVPGSIHEGGELGYSLAHAYGAAFDNPGLLVACVIGDGEAETGPLAASWHSNKFLDPVHDGAVLPILHLNGYKIANPTVLSRVPEAELDELLRGYGHVPIHVTGDDPAAVHRAMARAFDEALDLIALQQRAAREDGATQRVHWPMIVLRTPKGWTGPAEVDGQPVEGTWRAHQVPLAHVRENPEHLRQLEAWLRSYRPEELFDRGGRPVADVLACVPSGTGRLGATPHANGGLLVRDLPIRSLDDFAVPVEKPGTTIHEPTRVLGGLLEQIMNDTRQRRDFRVVGPDETASNRLQAVFEASGKAWQAERLPVDEHLDRHGRVMEILSEHLCQGWLEGYLLTGRHGLFSCYEAFVHIVDSMVNQHIKWLKTSRELPWRAPIASLNYLLTSHVWRQDHNGFSHQDPGFVDHVLNKSPQVVRVYLPPDTNTLLCVADHVLRSRDHVNVVVAGKQPCFDWLSMDQARAHCARGAGIWDWAGTENGGEPDVVLACAGDVPTQEVLAAAQLLRRHLPDLAVRVVNVVDMTRLLPHEEHPHGMSDFEYDGLFTTDKPVIFAYHGYPWLIHRLAYRRTGHKNLHVRGYKESGTTTTPFDMVVRNDLDRYRLVMDVIDRVPGLAVRAATVRQRMADARTRHHAWIRAHGTDLPEIADWTWHS; encoded by the coding sequence ATGACCAAGGTCGAACACCAGAACGTCACCGTACTGACCGACGACGAACTGCGCACCCTGGACGCCCACTGGCGGGCCGCCAACTACCTGACCGCCGGGCAGATCTACCTGATGGCGAATCCGTTGCTGACCGAGCCCCTGGCGCCCGAGCACATCAAGCCCCGGCTGCTCGGTCACTGGGGCACCTCACCCGGCCTCAACCTCGTGTACACCCACCTGAACCGGGTGGTCAGGCGGCGCGGGCTGGACGCGCTGTGCGTCTGGGGGCCCGGCCACGGCGGACCGTCCGTGCTGGCCAACGCCTGGCTGGAGGGCAGCTACAGCGAGACGTACCCGGACGTGCCGCGCGACGCGGCGGGCATGGAGCGGCTGTTCCGGCAGTTCTCCTTCCCCGGGGGAGTGCCCAGCCACGTCGCCCCGGAGGTCCCCGGTTCGATCCACGAGGGCGGCGAACTCGGCTACTCGCTCGCCCACGCCTACGGGGCCGCCTTCGACAACCCCGGCCTGCTGGTCGCCTGTGTGATCGGGGACGGCGAGGCGGAGACCGGCCCCCTGGCCGCCTCCTGGCACTCGAACAAGTTCCTCGACCCGGTCCACGACGGTGCCGTCCTGCCGATCCTGCACCTCAACGGCTACAAGATCGCCAACCCGACCGTGCTCTCCCGCGTGCCGGAGGCCGAACTCGACGAACTCCTGCGCGGCTACGGCCATGTACCCATCCACGTCACCGGCGACGACCCGGCGGCCGTCCACCGGGCGATGGCCCGCGCCTTCGACGAGGCCCTCGACCTCATCGCCCTTCAGCAGCGGGCGGCCCGTGAGGACGGTGCCACGCAGCGGGTGCACTGGCCGATGATCGTCCTGCGTACGCCGAAGGGCTGGACGGGCCCCGCGGAGGTCGACGGCCAGCCCGTCGAGGGCACCTGGCGCGCCCACCAGGTGCCCCTGGCGCACGTCCGCGAGAACCCCGAGCACCTGCGGCAGCTGGAGGCGTGGCTGCGGTCGTACCGGCCCGAGGAACTGTTCGACCGGGGCGGCCGCCCCGTCGCCGACGTCCTCGCCTGCGTGCCCTCCGGTACCGGGCGACTGGGCGCCACCCCGCACGCCAACGGCGGGCTCCTCGTGCGTGACCTGCCCATCCGCTCCCTGGACGACTTCGCCGTACCGGTCGAGAAACCGGGTACGACCATCCACGAGCCGACCCGTGTCCTGGGCGGTCTCCTTGAGCAGATCATGAACGACACCCGCCAGCGGCGGGACTTCCGGGTCGTCGGACCGGACGAGACGGCGTCCAACCGCCTCCAGGCCGTCTTCGAGGCCAGCGGCAAGGCCTGGCAGGCCGAGCGTCTGCCGGTCGACGAGCACCTCGACCGGCACGGCCGGGTGATGGAGATCCTCTCCGAGCACCTGTGCCAGGGCTGGCTGGAGGGATATCTGCTGACCGGGCGGCACGGGCTGTTCTCCTGCTACGAGGCGTTCGTGCACATCGTGGACTCGATGGTCAACCAGCACATCAAGTGGCTGAAGACCTCGCGGGAGCTGCCCTGGCGGGCCCCGATCGCCTCCCTCAACTACCTGCTCACCTCGCACGTCTGGCGGCAGGACCACAACGGCTTCTCGCATCAGGACCCCGGTTTCGTCGACCACGTCCTCAACAAGAGCCCCCAGGTCGTCCGCGTCTATCTGCCGCCGGACACCAACACCCTCCTCTGCGTCGCCGACCACGTCCTGCGCAGCCGCGACCACGTCAACGTCGTCGTGGCCGGCAAGCAGCCCTGCTTCGACTGGCTCTCCATGGACCAGGCCCGCGCCCACTGCGCGCGCGGCGCCGGCATCTGGGACTGGGCCGGCACGGAGAACGGCGGCGAACCGGACGTGGTGCTCGCCTGCGCGGGTGACGTGCCCACCCAGGAGGTGCTCGCCGCCGCCCAGTTGCTCCGCCGCCACCTGCCCGACCTGGCCGTCCGGGTCGTGAACGTCGTCGACATGACCCGGCTGCTGCCCCACGAGGAACACCCGCACGGGATGAGCGACTTCGAGTACGACGGCCTCTTCACCACCGACAAGCCGGTGATCTTCGCCTACCACGGCTACCCGTGGCTGATCCACCGCCTCGCCTACCGCCGCACCGGCCACAAGAACCTGCATGTGCGCGGCTACAAGGAGTCCGGCACCACGACGACACCGTTCGACATGGTCGTCCGCAACGACCTCGACCGCTACCGCCTGGTCATGGACGTCATCGACCGCGTCCCCGGCCTCGCCGTCCGCGCCGCCACCGTACGCCAGCGCATGGCCGACGCCCGCACCCGCCACCACGCCTGGATCCGCGCACACGGCACCGACCTGCCCGAGATCGCCGACTGGACCTGGCACAGCTGA
- a CDS encoding STAS domain-containing protein has protein sequence MSENHPGSAPPPTVRTVGGHRVVTLRGEIDLAAAIPLSALLDALTSGPRPDLVLDLRPVSFIDCAGLGVLCRALNRVRARGGRLQLVTESDHFRRVLRGAGLGGVFEVRPCLSGALDRATSASAPSASVG, from the coding sequence ATGTCAGAGAACCATCCAGGTTCCGCACCACCGCCCACGGTACGCACCGTCGGCGGGCACAGAGTCGTGACGCTGCGCGGCGAGATCGACCTCGCGGCGGCGATCCCGCTGTCGGCACTCCTCGACGCCCTCACCTCCGGTCCGCGGCCCGACCTGGTGCTCGACCTTCGACCGGTGTCCTTCATCGACTGCGCGGGCCTCGGCGTCCTGTGCCGGGCACTGAACAGGGTCCGGGCACGTGGCGGCCGACTCCAGCTGGTCACGGAAAGTGACCATTTTCGACGGGTGCTCCGCGGTGCCGGTCTGGGCGGGGTCTTCGAGGTGCGTCCGTGTCTGTCCGGAGCGCTGGACCGCGCGACGTCCGCCTCGGCCCCGTCCGCATCGGTGGGCTGA
- a CDS encoding pyridoxamine 5'-phosphate oxidase family protein codes for MAGDDVPTPLAGVHRSVELDRAEALRLLGTVSLGRIVFTRNALPTIRPVNHVLVDGEIVIRTHGDAALTRYTRRTGGEGAVVAYEADALDPDTHLGWSVVVTGYARLVTDPRELARYRALLRPWETQRMDHAVRIRPDLVTGLRLTDEAPASSG; via the coding sequence ATGGCCGGCGACGACGTCCCGACACCCCTCGCGGGTGTGCACCGGAGTGTCGAGCTGGACCGTGCCGAGGCACTGCGGCTGTTGGGCACCGTGTCCCTGGGGCGGATCGTCTTCACCCGGAACGCGCTGCCGACGATCCGTCCGGTGAACCATGTCCTGGTCGACGGCGAGATCGTCATCCGCACCCACGGCGACGCCGCGCTGACCCGGTACACCCGCCGGACCGGTGGCGAGGGCGCCGTCGTCGCCTACGAGGCCGACGCCCTCGACCCCGACACCCACCTCGGGTGGAGCGTGGTGGTCACCGGGTACGCACGGCTGGTCACCGACCCACGCGAACTGGCCCGCTATCGGGCTCTGTTGCGCCCCTGGGAGACGCAGCGGATGGATCACGCGGTCCGTATCCGCCCCGATCTGGTCACCGGTCTCCGTCTCACCGACGAGGCCCCTGCGTCGTCCGGCTGA
- a CDS encoding GAF domain-containing sensor histidine kinase gives MGSPEEARIRLPQLRLDELLEELQARLDAARGTRDRVHSLLEAVLSVGRELDLEQALRSIVEAAAVLVNAEYAALGVIGPDGRRLSAFHTVGVSAERIARIGPYPEGHGILGELIHHPEPLRLAKISEHPSSYGFPPHHPPMNTFLGVPIRVREQVFGNLYLTEKRGGAHFDEEDVSVTLTLAVAAGVAIDNARLYAESRLRERWLRANAEITHRLMSGGERAEVLGLIADRAREITGAALTVVAMPLGDTDSLAVELALGKEAEVFQGLVLPVDGTLMGEAFSGVTAVTSADVTHDKRVPVEAPRIAGLGAAVAVPVGTGESGVRGVLLLVRESGQTPFTEKEIDPLRGFAAQAAIAMELAERRLEAEEVAVLKDRDRIARDLHDLAIQRLFATGMTLQSAGRFIEHAEASERVVRAVDDLDETIKIIRSTIFGLRTREGAAEAGLRARAVRLVGETAPVLGFAPSVRMEGLLDTDVPKEIADHVVAVLSEALTNVGRHAHADRTEVALFTDGRDVRLSVVDNGVGLPADGRRSGLRNMAERAEQMGGRLELGETDGGGTTLVWRVPLRKR, from the coding sequence GTGGGAAGTCCCGAGGAAGCCCGGATCCGGCTGCCGCAGCTGAGGCTGGATGAGCTTCTGGAGGAGTTGCAGGCCCGGCTGGACGCCGCCCGCGGCACCCGGGACCGGGTTCACAGCCTGCTCGAAGCGGTGCTGTCGGTCGGCCGGGAGCTGGATCTGGAGCAGGCCCTTCGCAGCATCGTCGAAGCCGCCGCGGTTCTCGTCAACGCGGAGTACGCCGCCCTCGGCGTGATCGGTCCCGACGGCAGGCGACTGTCCGCCTTCCACACGGTTGGCGTCAGCGCGGAGCGGATCGCCCGCATCGGCCCGTACCCGGAGGGGCACGGCATCCTCGGCGAGCTGATCCACCACCCCGAGCCGCTGCGCCTGGCGAAGATCTCCGAGCACCCGTCCTCGTACGGCTTCCCACCCCACCATCCGCCGATGAACACCTTCCTCGGAGTCCCGATCCGAGTGCGTGAGCAGGTCTTCGGGAACCTGTATCTGACCGAGAAGCGGGGTGGCGCCCACTTCGACGAGGAGGACGTCTCGGTCACGCTCACCCTGGCGGTGGCGGCCGGAGTCGCGATCGACAACGCCCGGTTGTACGCGGAGTCCCGGCTGAGGGAGCGCTGGCTGCGGGCGAACGCCGAGATCACGCACCGGCTGATGTCCGGGGGCGAGCGGGCCGAGGTGCTCGGTCTGATCGCCGACCGGGCACGGGAGATCACCGGAGCGGCCCTCACGGTGGTGGCGATGCCCTTGGGCGACACGGACTCGCTCGCGGTGGAGCTGGCTCTGGGCAAGGAGGCGGAGGTCTTCCAGGGCCTCGTCCTGCCTGTGGACGGCACTTTGATGGGTGAGGCGTTCTCCGGGGTCACCGCTGTCACCAGCGCGGATGTCACCCACGACAAGCGCGTCCCGGTCGAGGCACCGAGGATCGCCGGGCTCGGAGCGGCCGTCGCCGTGCCCGTCGGCACGGGCGAGAGCGGCGTACGTGGTGTTCTCCTCCTGGTCAGGGAGTCCGGGCAGACGCCGTTCACGGAGAAGGAGATCGATCCGCTGCGGGGTTTCGCCGCGCAGGCGGCGATCGCGATGGAGCTGGCGGAACGCCGTCTTGAGGCCGAGGAGGTCGCGGTGCTCAAGGACCGCGACCGGATCGCCCGTGACCTGCATGACCTGGCGATCCAGCGGCTGTTCGCCACCGGGATGACCCTCCAGAGCGCGGGCCGCTTCATCGAGCACGCGGAGGCGTCGGAACGTGTCGTGCGGGCGGTGGACGACCTCGACGAGACCATCAAGATCATACGATCGACGATCTTCGGTCTGCGGACCCGCGAGGGAGCGGCGGAGGCAGGCCTGCGGGCCCGTGCCGTGCGACTCGTCGGCGAGACGGCCCCCGTACTCGGCTTCGCCCCCAGCGTGCGCATGGAGGGCCTGCTGGACACCGATGTGCCGAAGGAGATCGCCGACCACGTGGTCGCGGTGCTCTCCGAGGCCCTGACCAACGTCGGCCGGCACGCCCACGCGGACCGGACCGAGGTGGCGCTCTTCACCGACGGCCGGGACGTCAGGCTCTCGGTCGTCGACAACGGAGTCGGCCTCCCGGCCGACGGCCGCCGCAGCGGACTGCGGAACATGGCGGAGCGCGCCGAACAGATGGGCGGCCGACTGGAGTTGGGCGAGACCGACGGCGGCGGCACCACGCTGGTGTGGCGGGTGCCGTTGCGGAAGAGGTAG